From Helicoverpa armigera isolate CAAS_96S chromosome 19, ASM3070526v1, whole genome shotgun sequence, one genomic window encodes:
- the LOC110382600 gene encoding coronin-7 isoform X1 translates to MAWRFKASKYKNAAPIVPKPEACIRDICVGSYQTYGNNICASAAFMAFNWEHVGSSMAVLPLDDCGRKSKTMPLLHAHSDTITDMEFSPFHDGLLLTGSQDSLVKIWHIPPEGLKESLSTPECTLSQKQRRVENVGFHPVADGLIHVASGHELALWDLTKQKEAFVNRDHSEVIQSTSWKKDGKLLATSCKDKKVRIIDPRASTAVADVANSHQNIKDSRIVWLGDQDRILTTGFDSARLRQIMIRDVRNLSQTQKTLELDCSTGILMPLFDPDTNMLFLAGKGDTTILYMELTDREPYLIEGLRHSGEQTKGACLVPKRALRVMEGEVNRVLQLAGSSVVPIMYQVPRKSYRDYHADLYPDTSGSVTYLSAPMWLDNQDHPVPNISLHPDANNGTQIHRGNLEEMAKAILAMPPPKKTDSKKPTPVQIEETVKPVTKPQVPQEPKDEDRIDFVNVKDLIKGMERQKPNKVDYQKETNGFHKKITDNGHDNCHEKKIDPESEKNEPDVIPQKTSEKTDEKTEKTIEKTDSTESTESSLSRSNSLINGVPVQVPKPMPRSSISEPGSTDEHSEAPKPKPRTTTVPGSGYKVHEPRLGPKPFSAATGNEDFSFDKVFSVPAVPGLPKSDSATSPVSGQATTPTATSTPPAKDGSEEKDKSLSPTSDVEIAPNKEEYTNGKSDTSLEEEVNSSDSGYRPKTPSTAERRKMFETTDGGAASIAERRRAYESRSVSVAVESDTPPSPAPLRRRDSLKSRKSPDREDKRASVPNVTTKRTSTVFGKVSKFRHLKGTPGHKSTQVENIKNISRQISGECNGFYANGVRCAVPLSGGGGRVGVVELPVGATPRARAAAAHPASTRVFALLHPAPLQDWAWDPFCVTRLLVACDDGQVREWIIPEEGLTESTNEPNRTFSAHPDKIYLIRFHPTASDLLTTAAHDLSVKIWDLSPEVPVAAIVLTGHTDQIFALDWSPCGEYLATVCKDGLIRVYKPRSSPEPILSGPGPVGSRGARIVWALNGTHLVVTGFDKVSERQILLYKATDLSAPVCTVGLDVSPAILQTHIDHDSGTLFLTGRGDSTIYCYEVTREAPHLCALSHHRAPTLHQGIAFLQKNLVAVEKVEFARALRLTNGTIEPLSFTVPRIKSELFQDDLFPPTLVTWSPWQSGREWLAACSVTPCLASLQPPGMEPRKYCCTILCQHDCSRRRW, encoded by the exons ATGGCTTGGCGTTTCAAAGCCTCTAAGTATAAAAATGCGGCACCAATCGTGCCTAAGCCGGAGGCATGCATTCGGGACATTTGTGTTGGATCATATCAGACATATGGGAATAACATTTGTGCGTCTGCGGCGTTCATGGCGTTTAACTGGGAGCATGTGGGGTCAAGCATGGCTGTGCTGCCGTTAGACGACTGTGGGAGGAAGAGCAAGACAATGCCTCTGCTTCATGCACACTCCGACACCATAACAGATATGGAGTTCTCACCATTCCATGATGGATTGCTACTGACAGGATCACAGGATTCCTTG GTAAAAATCTGGCATATCCCGCCTGAAGGCTTGAAGGAGTCACTCTCGACTCCCGAATGCACGCTGTCACAGAAGCAGCGCCGCGTCGAGAACGTGGGCTTCCACCCCGTGGCTGATGGCTTGATACATGTGGCTTCGGGCCATGAGCTCGCGCTGTGGGACCTTACCAAGCAGAAGGAGGCTTTTG TGAACAGAGACCACTCCGAGGTCATACAGTCAACATCTTGGAAGAAGGATGGCAAGCTGCTAGCGACGTCCTGCAAAGACAAGAAAGTGCGCATCATAGACCCTCGGGCCTCCACCGCGGTGGCTGACGTGGCCAACAGCCATCAGAACATAAAGGACAGCAGGATTGTGTGGCTGGGAGACCAGGACAGGATCCTCACTACTG GATTCGATTCAGCCCGTCTCCGTCAGATAATGATCCGCGATGTTCGCAACCTCTCCCAAACTCAGAAGACATTGGAACTGGACTGTTCTACTGGTATCCTGATGCCTCTCTTCGATCCTGATACCAACATGCTGTTCTTAGCCGGCAAGGGAGATACAACCATACTGTATATGGAGCTAACTGATAGGGAACCTTATCTTATCGAGGGCCTTAGACATTCGG GTGAACAAACTAAAGGTGCATGCTTAGTACCGAAGCGAGCTCTGCGTGTAATGGAAGGCGAAGTTAACCGCGTGCTGCAACTTGCTGGCTCCTCCGTCGTGCCTATCATGTACCAAGTGCCGAGAAAG AGTTACCGTGACTACCACGCAGACTTATATCCGGATACATCCGGTTCAGTGACGTACCTCAGTGCCCCCATGTGGTTGGACAACCAGGATCACCCCGTGCCTAACATTTCTTTGCACCCGGACGCCAACAATGGCACTCAG ATTCATCGAGGCAATTTAGAAGAGATGGCTAAGGCCATATTGGCAATGCCTCCGCCGAAAAAGACAGACTCGAAAAAACCAACACCAGTCCAAATCGAAGAAACCGTAAAACCGGTTACAAAGCCTCAAGTGCCACAAGAGCCGAAAGACGAAGACAGAATCGACTTCGTTAACGTAAAAGACCTGATAAAAGGAATGGAAAGACAGAAACCAAACAAAGTGGACTATCAGAAAGAAACAAATGGCTTTCACAAAAAGATCACAGATAACGGCCACGACAACTGTCACGAGAAGAAAATTGATCCTGAATCAGAGAAGAACGAGCCTGACGTCATTCCGCAAAAGACCAGCGAAAAGACCGACGAGAAGACTGAAAAGACCATCGAGAAAACTGACAGTACTGAGTCTACCGAGTCTTCTTTGTCAAGAAGCAACAGTTTGATCAATGGCGTACCTGTACAGGTACCGAAACCCATGCCTAGGTCTTCGATATCCGAGCCTGGGTCTACCGATGAACATTCTGAAGCCCCTAAACCTAAACCCAGGACCACCACCGTACCTGGGTCGGGTTATAAGGTACATGAG CCTCGCCTTGGACCGAAGCCGTTCTCAGCGGCTACCGGCAACGAAGACTTTTCGTTCGATAAGGTGTTCTCCGTGCCAGCCGTGCCGGGACTGCCTAAGTCTGATTCAG CGACTTCTCCCGTGTCGGGTCAAGCGACCACCCCGACGGCGACATCCACGCCTCCCGCTAAGGACGGCAGCGAAGAGAAAGACAAGTCTCTGTCGCCGACCAGCGATGTCGAAATCGCACCTAATAAAG AAGAATACACGAACGGCAAGTCTGATACAAGTTTGGAAGAGGAGGTGAATTCCTCAGACTCCGGCTACCGGCCCAAGACTCCGAGCACAGCTGAGCGTAGGAAGATGTTCGAGACTACTGA TGGCGGGGCTGCGTCGATAGCGGAGCGGCGCCGCGCGTACGAGTCTCGCTCCGTCAGCGTCGCCGTCGAGTCCGACACGCCGCCCTCGCCTGCACCCTTGAG ACGGCGAGATTCGCTCAAATCTCGCAAAAGTCCGGACCGCGAAGACAAGAGAGCTTCAGTGCCGAATGTCACTACCAAGAGGACGTCTACTGTCTTCG GCAAGGTGTCGAAATTCCGTCACTTGAAGGGAACTCCGGGCCACAAGTCCACTCAGGTGgaaaatatcaagaatattaGCCGACAGATATCTGGGGAATGCAACGGATTCTATG CCAACGGCGTCCGCTGCGCCGTCCCGCTCAGCGGTGGCGGGGGTCGCGTGGGGGTGGTAGAACTGCCCGTGGGGGCCacgccccgcgcccgcgccgcggcCGCGCACCCCGCCAGCACGCGCGTGTTCGCGCTGCTGCACCCCGCGCCGCTGCAGGACTGGGCCTGGGACCCCTTCTGCGTCACCCGCCTGCTGGTCGCCTGTGACGACGGACAGGTCCGCGAGTGGATTATACCGGAGGAAG GTCTCACAGAATCAACCAACGAGCCCAACCGGACATTctccgcgcacccggataagaTTTACCTCATCCGTTTCCACCCAACGGCCTCCGATCTCCTCACCACGGCTGCCCATGACCTCAGCGTGAAGATCTGGGACCTCAGCCCGGAGGTCCCAGTGGCCGCTATAGTGCTGACTGGACACACTGACCAGATATTTGCATTGGATTGGTCACCGTGTGGCGAGTATCTCGCTACGGTTTGCAAGGATGGACTTATTAGG GTGTACAAGCCCCGCTCGTCGCCGGAGCCGATATTATCGGGCCCCGGGCCGGTCGGCAGCCGCGGCGCCCGCATCGTGTGGGCACTTAACGGCACACATCTTGTTGTCACCGGGTTTGATAA AGTATCCGAGCGTCAGATCCTGCTGTACAAGGCTACCGACCTGTCTGCGCCCGTGTGCACGGTGGGGCTGGACGTGTCGCCCGCTATACTTCAGACACACATCGACCATGACTCCGGAACTCTCTTCCTTACTGGACGG GGCGACTCGACGATCTACTGCTACGAGGTGACGCGCGAGGCGCCGCACCTGTGTGCCCTCTCGCACCACCGCGCGCCCACGCTGCACCAGGGCATCGCCTTCCTGCAGAAGAACCTCGTCGCCGTCGAAAAG GTGGAATTCGCGCGAGCTCTGCGACTCACCAACGGAACTATTGAGCCGCTGTCCTTCACCGTGCCCAGAATAAAG aGCGAACTATTCCAAGACGACCTGTTCCCGCCGACGCTGGTGACGTGGTCGCCGTGGCAGAGCGGGCGCGAGTGGCTGGCGGCCTGCAGCGTCACGCCCTGCCTCGCCAGCCTGCAGCCGCCCGGCATGGAGCCGCGTAAGTATTGCTGTACTATCCTCTGCCAACACGACTGTTCCCGCCGACGCTGGTGA
- the LOC110382600 gene encoding coronin-7 isoform X3 — protein sequence MAWRFKASKYKNAAPIVPKPEACIRDICVGSYQTYGNNICASAAFMAFNWEHVGSSMAVLPLDDCGRKSKTMPLLHAHSDTITDMEFSPFHDGLLLTGSQDSLVKIWHIPPEGLKESLSTPECTLSQKQRRVENVGFHPVADGLIHVASGHELALWDLTKQKEAFVNRDHSEVIQSTSWKKDGKLLATSCKDKKVRIIDPRASTAVADVANSHQNIKDSRIVWLGDQDRILTTGFDSARLRQIMIRDVRNLSQTQKTLELDCSTGILMPLFDPDTNMLFLAGKGDTTILYMELTDREPYLIEGLRHSGEQTKGACLVPKRALRVMEGEVNRVLQLAGSSVVPIMYQVPRKSYRDYHADLYPDTSGSVTYLSAPMWLDNQDHPVPNISLHPDANNGTQIHRGNLEEMAKAILAMPPPKKTDSKKPTPVQIEETVKPVTKPQVPQEPKDEDRIDFVNVKDLIKGMERQKPNKVDYQKETNGFHKKITDNGHDNCHEKKIDPESEKNEPDVIPQKTSEKTDEKTEKTIEKTDSTESTESSLSRSNSLINGVPVQVPKPMPRSSISEPGSTDEHSEAPKPKPRTTTVPGSGYKPRLGPKPFSAATGNEDFSFDKVFSVPAVPGLPKSDSATSPVSGQATTPTATSTPPAKDGSEEKDKSLSPTSDVEIAPNKEEYTNGKSDTSLEEEVNSSDSGYRPKTPSTAERRKMFETTDGGAASIAERRRAYESRSVSVAVESDTPPSPAPLRRRDSLKSRKSPDREDKRASVPNVTTKRTSTVFGKVSKFRHLKGTPGHKSTQVENIKNISRQISGECNGFYANGVRCAVPLSGGGGRVGVVELPVGATPRARAAAAHPASTRVFALLHPAPLQDWAWDPFCVTRLLVACDDGQVREWIIPEEGLTESTNEPNRTFSAHPDKIYLIRFHPTASDLLTTAAHDLSVKIWDLSPEVPVAAIVLTGHTDQIFALDWSPCGEYLATVCKDGLIRVYKPRSSPEPILSGPGPVGSRGARIVWALNGTHLVVTGFDKVSERQILLYKATDLSAPVCTVGLDVSPAILQTHIDHDSGTLFLTGRGDSTIYCYEVTREAPHLCALSHHRAPTLHQGIAFLQKNLVAVEKVEFARALRLTNGTIEPLSFTVPRIKSELFQDDLFPPTLVTWSPWQSGREWLAACSVTPCLASLQPPGMEPLSAHTAGSPVSRAAPAPKPDLIKSHVPHAPVAQHDARAKEDSIMKSISAKVAVNMKLEQDSMEGVDEAEWDQ from the exons ATGGCTTGGCGTTTCAAAGCCTCTAAGTATAAAAATGCGGCACCAATCGTGCCTAAGCCGGAGGCATGCATTCGGGACATTTGTGTTGGATCATATCAGACATATGGGAATAACATTTGTGCGTCTGCGGCGTTCATGGCGTTTAACTGGGAGCATGTGGGGTCAAGCATGGCTGTGCTGCCGTTAGACGACTGTGGGAGGAAGAGCAAGACAATGCCTCTGCTTCATGCACACTCCGACACCATAACAGATATGGAGTTCTCACCATTCCATGATGGATTGCTACTGACAGGATCACAGGATTCCTTG GTAAAAATCTGGCATATCCCGCCTGAAGGCTTGAAGGAGTCACTCTCGACTCCCGAATGCACGCTGTCACAGAAGCAGCGCCGCGTCGAGAACGTGGGCTTCCACCCCGTGGCTGATGGCTTGATACATGTGGCTTCGGGCCATGAGCTCGCGCTGTGGGACCTTACCAAGCAGAAGGAGGCTTTTG TGAACAGAGACCACTCCGAGGTCATACAGTCAACATCTTGGAAGAAGGATGGCAAGCTGCTAGCGACGTCCTGCAAAGACAAGAAAGTGCGCATCATAGACCCTCGGGCCTCCACCGCGGTGGCTGACGTGGCCAACAGCCATCAGAACATAAAGGACAGCAGGATTGTGTGGCTGGGAGACCAGGACAGGATCCTCACTACTG GATTCGATTCAGCCCGTCTCCGTCAGATAATGATCCGCGATGTTCGCAACCTCTCCCAAACTCAGAAGACATTGGAACTGGACTGTTCTACTGGTATCCTGATGCCTCTCTTCGATCCTGATACCAACATGCTGTTCTTAGCCGGCAAGGGAGATACAACCATACTGTATATGGAGCTAACTGATAGGGAACCTTATCTTATCGAGGGCCTTAGACATTCGG GTGAACAAACTAAAGGTGCATGCTTAGTACCGAAGCGAGCTCTGCGTGTAATGGAAGGCGAAGTTAACCGCGTGCTGCAACTTGCTGGCTCCTCCGTCGTGCCTATCATGTACCAAGTGCCGAGAAAG AGTTACCGTGACTACCACGCAGACTTATATCCGGATACATCCGGTTCAGTGACGTACCTCAGTGCCCCCATGTGGTTGGACAACCAGGATCACCCCGTGCCTAACATTTCTTTGCACCCGGACGCCAACAATGGCACTCAG ATTCATCGAGGCAATTTAGAAGAGATGGCTAAGGCCATATTGGCAATGCCTCCGCCGAAAAAGACAGACTCGAAAAAACCAACACCAGTCCAAATCGAAGAAACCGTAAAACCGGTTACAAAGCCTCAAGTGCCACAAGAGCCGAAAGACGAAGACAGAATCGACTTCGTTAACGTAAAAGACCTGATAAAAGGAATGGAAAGACAGAAACCAAACAAAGTGGACTATCAGAAAGAAACAAATGGCTTTCACAAAAAGATCACAGATAACGGCCACGACAACTGTCACGAGAAGAAAATTGATCCTGAATCAGAGAAGAACGAGCCTGACGTCATTCCGCAAAAGACCAGCGAAAAGACCGACGAGAAGACTGAAAAGACCATCGAGAAAACTGACAGTACTGAGTCTACCGAGTCTTCTTTGTCAAGAAGCAACAGTTTGATCAATGGCGTACCTGTACAGGTACCGAAACCCATGCCTAGGTCTTCGATATCCGAGCCTGGGTCTACCGATGAACATTCTGAAGCCCCTAAACCTAAACCCAGGACCACCACCGTACCTGGGTCGGGTTATAAG CCTCGCCTTGGACCGAAGCCGTTCTCAGCGGCTACCGGCAACGAAGACTTTTCGTTCGATAAGGTGTTCTCCGTGCCAGCCGTGCCGGGACTGCCTAAGTCTGATTCAG CGACTTCTCCCGTGTCGGGTCAAGCGACCACCCCGACGGCGACATCCACGCCTCCCGCTAAGGACGGCAGCGAAGAGAAAGACAAGTCTCTGTCGCCGACCAGCGATGTCGAAATCGCACCTAATAAAG AAGAATACACGAACGGCAAGTCTGATACAAGTTTGGAAGAGGAGGTGAATTCCTCAGACTCCGGCTACCGGCCCAAGACTCCGAGCACAGCTGAGCGTAGGAAGATGTTCGAGACTACTGA TGGCGGGGCTGCGTCGATAGCGGAGCGGCGCCGCGCGTACGAGTCTCGCTCCGTCAGCGTCGCCGTCGAGTCCGACACGCCGCCCTCGCCTGCACCCTTGAG ACGGCGAGATTCGCTCAAATCTCGCAAAAGTCCGGACCGCGAAGACAAGAGAGCTTCAGTGCCGAATGTCACTACCAAGAGGACGTCTACTGTCTTCG GCAAGGTGTCGAAATTCCGTCACTTGAAGGGAACTCCGGGCCACAAGTCCACTCAGGTGgaaaatatcaagaatattaGCCGACAGATATCTGGGGAATGCAACGGATTCTATG CCAACGGCGTCCGCTGCGCCGTCCCGCTCAGCGGTGGCGGGGGTCGCGTGGGGGTGGTAGAACTGCCCGTGGGGGCCacgccccgcgcccgcgccgcggcCGCGCACCCCGCCAGCACGCGCGTGTTCGCGCTGCTGCACCCCGCGCCGCTGCAGGACTGGGCCTGGGACCCCTTCTGCGTCACCCGCCTGCTGGTCGCCTGTGACGACGGACAGGTCCGCGAGTGGATTATACCGGAGGAAG GTCTCACAGAATCAACCAACGAGCCCAACCGGACATTctccgcgcacccggataagaTTTACCTCATCCGTTTCCACCCAACGGCCTCCGATCTCCTCACCACGGCTGCCCATGACCTCAGCGTGAAGATCTGGGACCTCAGCCCGGAGGTCCCAGTGGCCGCTATAGTGCTGACTGGACACACTGACCAGATATTTGCATTGGATTGGTCACCGTGTGGCGAGTATCTCGCTACGGTTTGCAAGGATGGACTTATTAGG GTGTACAAGCCCCGCTCGTCGCCGGAGCCGATATTATCGGGCCCCGGGCCGGTCGGCAGCCGCGGCGCCCGCATCGTGTGGGCACTTAACGGCACACATCTTGTTGTCACCGGGTTTGATAA AGTATCCGAGCGTCAGATCCTGCTGTACAAGGCTACCGACCTGTCTGCGCCCGTGTGCACGGTGGGGCTGGACGTGTCGCCCGCTATACTTCAGACACACATCGACCATGACTCCGGAACTCTCTTCCTTACTGGACGG GGCGACTCGACGATCTACTGCTACGAGGTGACGCGCGAGGCGCCGCACCTGTGTGCCCTCTCGCACCACCGCGCGCCCACGCTGCACCAGGGCATCGCCTTCCTGCAGAAGAACCTCGTCGCCGTCGAAAAG GTGGAATTCGCGCGAGCTCTGCGACTCACCAACGGAACTATTGAGCCGCTGTCCTTCACCGTGCCCAGAATAAAG aGCGAACTATTCCAAGACGACCTGTTCCCGCCGACGCTGGTGACGTGGTCGCCGTGGCAGAGCGGGCGCGAGTGGCTGGCGGCCTGCAGCGTCACGCCCTGCCTCGCCAGCCTGCAGCCGCCCGGCATGGAGCCGC TATCAGCACATACAGCGGGCTCGCCGGTGTCGCGTGCCGCCCCGGCGCCGAAGCCCGACCTCATCAAGTCGCACGTGCCGCATGCTCCCGTGGCGCAGCACGACGCCCGCGCCAAGGAGGACAGC ATAATGAAATCCATAAGCGCAAAGGTAGCAGTGAATATGAAACTGGAGCAAGACAGCATGGAGGGAGTTGACGAAGCCGAATGGGATCAGTGA
- the LOC110383065 gene encoding ras-related protein Rab-30, giving the protein MEDYKFLFKVVLVGNAGVGKTCLVRRFTQGLFPPGQGATIGVDFMIKTVEVDGEKVKLQIWDTAGQERFRSITQSYYRSAHALILVYDISCQPTFDCLPDWLREIEEYANNKVLRILVGNKTDREDREIPRHIGEDFAQRHGMYFLETSAKEAENVERLFMEIAVELMEQAKCKELPKYDGSLGPINGKTTSVGDSSCCLRS; this is encoded by the exons ATGGAGGATTATAAGTTTCTATTTAAAGTAGTGTTAGTTGGTAATGCGGGCGTTGGGAAAACATGTTTGGTGCGTCGTTTTACTCAAGGCCTCTTCCCACCTGGGCAAGGTGCTACAATTGGTGTTGATTTCATGATTAAAACTGTTGAAGTTGACGGTGAGAAAGTGAAG ttACAAATATGGGACACTGCCGGTCAAGAGAGGTTCCGTTCAATAACCCAGAGCTACTACAGGTCTGCACACGCCCTTATATTGGTGTATGACATATCGTGCCAGCCAACATTTGACTGCTTGCCGGACTGGCTCAGAGAAATTGAGGAGTATGCCAACAATAAGGTTCTTAGGATATTAGTTG GTAATAAAACTGACAGAGAAGACAGAGAGATTCCGAGGCATATTGGGGAGGATTTCGCTCAGCGCCATGGCATGTACTTCCTGGAGACTTCTGCAAAAGAGGCCGAGAATGTCGAGCGATTGTTCATGGAGATAGCTGTTGAACTAATGGAA caaGCTAAGTGCAAGGAGTTGCCGAAATATGATGGCAGCTTAGGACCGATCAACGGGAAGACAACGTCGGTAGGCGACAGTTCATGTTGTCTACGTTCGTAA
- the LOC110382600 gene encoding coronin-7 isoform X2: protein MAWRFKASKYKNAAPIVPKPEACIRDICVGSYQTYGNNICASAAFMAFNWEHVGSSMAVLPLDDCGRKSKTMPLLHAHSDTITDMEFSPFHDGLLLTGSQDSLVKIWHIPPEGLKESLSTPECTLSQKQRRVENVGFHPVADGLIHVASGHELALWDLTKQKEAFVNRDHSEVIQSTSWKKDGKLLATSCKDKKVRIIDPRASTAVADVANSHQNIKDSRIVWLGDQDRILTTGFDSARLRQIMIRDVRNLSQTQKTLELDCSTGILMPLFDPDTNMLFLAGKGDTTILYMELTDREPYLIEGLRHSGEQTKGACLVPKRALRVMEGEVNRVLQLAGSSVVPIMYQVPRKSYRDYHADLYPDTSGSVTYLSAPMWLDNQDHPVPNISLHPDANNGTQPRLGPKPFSAATGNEDFSFDKVFSVPAVPGLPKSDSATSPVSGQATTPTATSTPPAKDGSEEKDKSLSPTSDVEIAPNKEEYTNGKSDTSLEEEVNSSDSGYRPKTPSTAERRKMFETTDGGAASIAERRRAYESRSVSVAVESDTPPSPAPLRRRDSLKSRKSPDREDKRASVPNVTTKRTSTVFGKVSKFRHLKGTPGHKSTQVENIKNISRQISGECNGFYANGVRCAVPLSGGGGRVGVVELPVGATPRARAAAAHPASTRVFALLHPAPLQDWAWDPFCVTRLLVACDDGQVREWIIPEEGLTESTNEPNRTFSAHPDKIYLIRFHPTASDLLTTAAHDLSVKIWDLSPEVPVAAIVLTGHTDQIFALDWSPCGEYLATVCKDGLIRVYKPRSSPEPILSGPGPVGSRGARIVWALNGTHLVVTGFDKVSERQILLYKATDLSAPVCTVGLDVSPAILQTHIDHDSGTLFLTGRGDSTIYCYEVTREAPHLCALSHHRAPTLHQGIAFLQKNLVAVEKVEFARALRLTNGTIEPLSFTVPRIKSELFQDDLFPPTLVTWSPWQSGREWLAACSVTPCLASLQPPGMEPRKYCCTILCQHDCSRRRW, encoded by the exons ATGGCTTGGCGTTTCAAAGCCTCTAAGTATAAAAATGCGGCACCAATCGTGCCTAAGCCGGAGGCATGCATTCGGGACATTTGTGTTGGATCATATCAGACATATGGGAATAACATTTGTGCGTCTGCGGCGTTCATGGCGTTTAACTGGGAGCATGTGGGGTCAAGCATGGCTGTGCTGCCGTTAGACGACTGTGGGAGGAAGAGCAAGACAATGCCTCTGCTTCATGCACACTCCGACACCATAACAGATATGGAGTTCTCACCATTCCATGATGGATTGCTACTGACAGGATCACAGGATTCCTTG GTAAAAATCTGGCATATCCCGCCTGAAGGCTTGAAGGAGTCACTCTCGACTCCCGAATGCACGCTGTCACAGAAGCAGCGCCGCGTCGAGAACGTGGGCTTCCACCCCGTGGCTGATGGCTTGATACATGTGGCTTCGGGCCATGAGCTCGCGCTGTGGGACCTTACCAAGCAGAAGGAGGCTTTTG TGAACAGAGACCACTCCGAGGTCATACAGTCAACATCTTGGAAGAAGGATGGCAAGCTGCTAGCGACGTCCTGCAAAGACAAGAAAGTGCGCATCATAGACCCTCGGGCCTCCACCGCGGTGGCTGACGTGGCCAACAGCCATCAGAACATAAAGGACAGCAGGATTGTGTGGCTGGGAGACCAGGACAGGATCCTCACTACTG GATTCGATTCAGCCCGTCTCCGTCAGATAATGATCCGCGATGTTCGCAACCTCTCCCAAACTCAGAAGACATTGGAACTGGACTGTTCTACTGGTATCCTGATGCCTCTCTTCGATCCTGATACCAACATGCTGTTCTTAGCCGGCAAGGGAGATACAACCATACTGTATATGGAGCTAACTGATAGGGAACCTTATCTTATCGAGGGCCTTAGACATTCGG GTGAACAAACTAAAGGTGCATGCTTAGTACCGAAGCGAGCTCTGCGTGTAATGGAAGGCGAAGTTAACCGCGTGCTGCAACTTGCTGGCTCCTCCGTCGTGCCTATCATGTACCAAGTGCCGAGAAAG AGTTACCGTGACTACCACGCAGACTTATATCCGGATACATCCGGTTCAGTGACGTACCTCAGTGCCCCCATGTGGTTGGACAACCAGGATCACCCCGTGCCTAACATTTCTTTGCACCCGGACGCCAACAATGGCACTCAG CCTCGCCTTGGACCGAAGCCGTTCTCAGCGGCTACCGGCAACGAAGACTTTTCGTTCGATAAGGTGTTCTCCGTGCCAGCCGTGCCGGGACTGCCTAAGTCTGATTCAG CGACTTCTCCCGTGTCGGGTCAAGCGACCACCCCGACGGCGACATCCACGCCTCCCGCTAAGGACGGCAGCGAAGAGAAAGACAAGTCTCTGTCGCCGACCAGCGATGTCGAAATCGCACCTAATAAAG AAGAATACACGAACGGCAAGTCTGATACAAGTTTGGAAGAGGAGGTGAATTCCTCAGACTCCGGCTACCGGCCCAAGACTCCGAGCACAGCTGAGCGTAGGAAGATGTTCGAGACTACTGA TGGCGGGGCTGCGTCGATAGCGGAGCGGCGCCGCGCGTACGAGTCTCGCTCCGTCAGCGTCGCCGTCGAGTCCGACACGCCGCCCTCGCCTGCACCCTTGAG ACGGCGAGATTCGCTCAAATCTCGCAAAAGTCCGGACCGCGAAGACAAGAGAGCTTCAGTGCCGAATGTCACTACCAAGAGGACGTCTACTGTCTTCG GCAAGGTGTCGAAATTCCGTCACTTGAAGGGAACTCCGGGCCACAAGTCCACTCAGGTGgaaaatatcaagaatattaGCCGACAGATATCTGGGGAATGCAACGGATTCTATG CCAACGGCGTCCGCTGCGCCGTCCCGCTCAGCGGTGGCGGGGGTCGCGTGGGGGTGGTAGAACTGCCCGTGGGGGCCacgccccgcgcccgcgccgcggcCGCGCACCCCGCCAGCACGCGCGTGTTCGCGCTGCTGCACCCCGCGCCGCTGCAGGACTGGGCCTGGGACCCCTTCTGCGTCACCCGCCTGCTGGTCGCCTGTGACGACGGACAGGTCCGCGAGTGGATTATACCGGAGGAAG GTCTCACAGAATCAACCAACGAGCCCAACCGGACATTctccgcgcacccggataagaTTTACCTCATCCGTTTCCACCCAACGGCCTCCGATCTCCTCACCACGGCTGCCCATGACCTCAGCGTGAAGATCTGGGACCTCAGCCCGGAGGTCCCAGTGGCCGCTATAGTGCTGACTGGACACACTGACCAGATATTTGCATTGGATTGGTCACCGTGTGGCGAGTATCTCGCTACGGTTTGCAAGGATGGACTTATTAGG GTGTACAAGCCCCGCTCGTCGCCGGAGCCGATATTATCGGGCCCCGGGCCGGTCGGCAGCCGCGGCGCCCGCATCGTGTGGGCACTTAACGGCACACATCTTGTTGTCACCGGGTTTGATAA AGTATCCGAGCGTCAGATCCTGCTGTACAAGGCTACCGACCTGTCTGCGCCCGTGTGCACGGTGGGGCTGGACGTGTCGCCCGCTATACTTCAGACACACATCGACCATGACTCCGGAACTCTCTTCCTTACTGGACGG GGCGACTCGACGATCTACTGCTACGAGGTGACGCGCGAGGCGCCGCACCTGTGTGCCCTCTCGCACCACCGCGCGCCCACGCTGCACCAGGGCATCGCCTTCCTGCAGAAGAACCTCGTCGCCGTCGAAAAG GTGGAATTCGCGCGAGCTCTGCGACTCACCAACGGAACTATTGAGCCGCTGTCCTTCACCGTGCCCAGAATAAAG aGCGAACTATTCCAAGACGACCTGTTCCCGCCGACGCTGGTGACGTGGTCGCCGTGGCAGAGCGGGCGCGAGTGGCTGGCGGCCTGCAGCGTCACGCCCTGCCTCGCCAGCCTGCAGCCGCCCGGCATGGAGCCGCGTAAGTATTGCTGTACTATCCTCTGCCAACACGACTGTTCCCGCCGACGCTGGTGA